A window of Streptomyces sp. Je 1-332 genomic DNA:
CGTGATGTTTCCGGTGCCAAGACCGAGCTCGTTGGCGAACTCCATCAGGGGGTGCTGGATGGCGACGTAGCCCTCTTCGGTCTGCGCGCCGGAGAGCTTGGAGGTGTACGCGGCCTGGCGCAGGGACTGGAGGCCCGGCTCCACCTTGTGGAAGCCGTCGAGGCGGCGCTTGAGGCCTTCCTTCTGCGGCATGTTCTCGGCGGCGGCGTCGAACTCGTCAGCGGCCTTGTCGGTGGCCTTGCGGGCCGCGACGACGGCCGGGTCGTTCTTCTTGCCGCGCAGCAGCGGGGCCGCGGAGATGTCGCGCTCTTCGATGAGGCGGTTGCCGTAGTTCAGCGAGGCCTGCACGAGGCGGGCCGTGTGCTCGGCGTCCTGGGCCTCGCTCCAGGTGTCGATCGAGCCCTTGACCTGGAAGCCGCCCATGACGAGACCGACGAGCACGGGTATGAGGAGGATCGCGTTCAGGCGGGTCGGTACGCGCCAGTTGCGCGGGGACATTCTTCCGCCGGTGGGCGCCGGCGGCTCCATGCCCTGCACATCGGCGGGGGACGCCGCTGTGCGCGGCGGCGGGGTGAAGTTGCCCCGCGTGTCCCGCGTCTGCGGCGGTGCGGGGCTCGTCTTGCTTCGCCTCACTCGACCAACAACCTCTCGGCGGCGGGACCTACACCGGTCCCGCTGTCGTCTCCAAGGCCCGTGCTACTGGGCAGTTCAGCGCATTCCAGCACGTCAAAGGGTCCTCTACCAAACAGTGGGAAGCGCTGGTTCCGAGTGGTGTAAGCCTCAGATAAAACGGTCAAATAGAGCGAGCCCCGCCAAAAGGCGGGGCTCTTGTGCGCACAGCGACACCGGACGACCGCGACGCGTGGCGGCGCTCGGCGAATTCTCTGTCGAAACGTTATGAACAGAGCGGTCATCCGTGTCAAAGGACACAGACCGCTCTGTGGAATCTACGGCAACTGCCGTACGTCCTCGTCTACTTGAGTCGTGCCATAAGTGCGTGCTCGACCAGCGTGATCAGGCCACTCTTTGCGTCCGCACGGTGTCGCGCGTCGGTCGTGATGATCGGCGTGTTGGGCCCGATCTGGAGAGCTTCCCGCACTTCATCGGGGGTGTACGGCTGGTGGCCGTCGAAGCCGTTGAGGGCGATGACGAAGGGCAGGCCGCTGTTCTCGAAGTAGTCGACGGCCGGAAAACAGTCGGCGAGACGGCGGGTGTCCACGAGCACGACGGCACCGATCGCACCGCGCACGAGGTCGTCCCACATGAACCAGAAGCGATCCTGACCCGGCGTACCGAAGAGGTACAGGATCAGGTCCTGGTCCAGAGTGATGCGGCCGAAGTCCATGGCCACCGTGGTGGTGGTCTTGTCGCCGGTGTGGGTGAGGTCGTCGATGCCCGCGGACGCGGACGTCATGACGGCCTCGGTGCGCAGCGGGTTGATCTCGGAGACCGCGCCCACGAACGTGGTCTTGCCGACGCCGAAGCCGCCCGCCACCACGATCTTCGCGCTGGTGGTGGAGCGGCCTCCGCCGTTGCTAGAGCTTGCGAAGTCCACTGAGCACCCTTTCGAGCAGTGTCACGTCTGGCTGACCGCCGGCGTTCTCGTCGCCGCCGGGCTGGTGAATGGCGACGAGCCCGGCCTCCGCCAGGTCGGCCACGAGGATCCTGGCCACGCCGAGCGGCATGGAGAGCAGAGCCGACACCTCGGCCACCGACTTGACCTCACGGCAGAGGTGGCAGATGCGCTGGTGCTCGGGGAGCAGCCCCATCAGCTGGGCCGGGTCGGCCGTCGTGCTCACCAGCGCCTCTATCGCGAGCTGGTAGCGGGGCCTGGTCCGGCCGCCGGTCATCGCGTAAGGACGCACCAGCGGCTGGTCGCCTTCAATACCGTACGACGCCTGAGAGCCGTACGGGTCGTGAGAGGCGTTGGGCGGGGTCATTGGATCCTCCGGGCGGGACAGCAGGTGGTCTGCGTGCCGTCTGATAGAGCCGGTGGGGGGCACCAGGTTGGCCGGACGGTGGTCAGTACGTTCGGTCGGTGGGGCGGCCGATGGAGAAGATCAGTGCAGCAGGCTGCCCTGCAGTTCGGCGCGGAGGTCCGGGGTGAGGACGGCGCCCGCGCGGTCGACGAGGAGCGCCATCTCGTATCCGACGAGGCCGATGTCGCACTCGGGGTGTGCGAGCACGGCCAGGGACGAACCGTCGGAGACCGACATGAGGAAAAGGAACCCCCGCTCCATTTCCACCACGGTCTGCGTGACGGCCCCGCCCTCGAAGATCCGCGAGGCCCCGGCGGTGAGGGAGGTCAGACCCGACGCGACCGCGGCCAGCTGGTCGGCGCGGTCACGGGGGAAGCCCTCGGACATCGCCAGAAGCAGGCCGTCGGCGGAGACCACGACGGTGTGGGACACCCCGGGGGTGTTGTCCACGAAGTTCGTGATCAACCAGTTCAGATTCTGTGCCGCCTGGCTCGGACTCAACTAACGCTCCTGCTGGTGAGTGGGGAAGCTGCCGGTCTGGCCGGTACCGGCCTGGCGACCCTGCTGGATGCCCCGACGGAGATTCGTCAGCCGGCCGCGTACCTCTTCGGGCGCACGCGAGACCTGCGGACCTGTGCTGTCCTGCTGCTGCTGTGCGGTGCCCGCGACGAGGTTGGCTCGCGGGACGCGGCGCGGCAGGCCGGACGTGGTGACGCCGCCGGCGGACGGCTGCCGGACGCGCTCGGCCTGGCGGCCCAGTTCGTCGTTCGGCGACGTGCGCCAGGAGGCGGCGCTGCCGTTCGTGACGTTGCCGCCGGTTCCGTTGGCCGCCGGGGAGGGGGCGGAGGGTGCGCCGGGCGCCGGAGCCGGGCGCTGGGGCGCGGCCGGGTTCTGCGGCTGCCGCGCCTGCGGCCTCGACGGGAGGGGCGACGACGGCTGCGGGCGCTGCGGCTGCTGCTGCTCGGGGGCGTTGCCCTGGGGCGGCTGGTGCCCTTGCTGCTGCTGTTGCTGTTGCTGCTGGAACCAGTTGGTCTCCAGCGTGTCGAACAGCGGGGTGCGGCCGTCCCCGGGACCGGCGGGCGGCAGACCCTCCGGCTGCGCGGGCTGCTGGGGCTGGGGCTGCTGCGACTGCTGGGGCTGCTGCGGGACCGGGGGGATGCCCTGCTGGCCCTGGTTCTGGCCCTGGTTCTGGCCAGGGCTCTGGCCGGGGTTCTGACCCCGCCGAGGCGCCCCGCCGTTGTCGTATCCGGGGGCGCTGGTGCCGGGGCGCTGGAACTGACCCGTACCGGAGGAGGAGCCCTGGCCACCGCCGAAGACGTCCGGGCGGACGAACTGGCCGGTGCCCTGCTGGTCCTGGCCACCCTGCTGCGGCGAACTCGCCCCGGGCGGCGGCCCGTTGAAGTCAGGCCGCGCGAATTCCGCGGTCGAACCGGGCCCCTGTGTGGGGGCACCGGCCGAGGGGTGCGGGAACTGTCCCGTGGACTCCGGCTCCTCGTGCCCACGCGGGGTGTCGAACGGCTCACGCGATATCTGCGGCTGCGCGTTCTCGTCGCTCCAACTGGGCACGCGCGGCTGCGGGTTGCCCCCGGGAAGCTCGGCACGCGGACCACCGCGCGGCGGCAGCTGCGGCCGACGCCCCTGGTCCCCGGCGTCGTTCGCGGAGGGGTTCACCGGACCGGAGGGGTTCCCGGGCTGCCCGGCCGGATTCACCGGGTTCGTACGCTGCTGGGGCACGGGCGGCTGCGGCACGGAAGCCTGACCGCGGCCACCG
This region includes:
- a CDS encoding roadblock/LC7 domain-containing protein, with the protein product MSPSQAAQNLNWLITNFVDNTPGVSHTVVVSADGLLLAMSEGFPRDRADQLAAVASGLTSLTAGASRIFEGGAVTQTVVEMERGFLFLMSVSDGSSLAVLAHPECDIGLVGYEMALLVDRAGAVLTPDLRAELQGSLLH
- a CDS encoding ATP/GTP-binding protein encodes the protein MDFASSSNGGGRSTTSAKIVVAGGFGVGKTTFVGAVSEINPLRTEAVMTSASAGIDDLTHTGDKTTTTVAMDFGRITLDQDLILYLFGTPGQDRFWFMWDDLVRGAIGAVVLVDTRRLADCFPAVDYFENSGLPFVIALNGFDGHQPYTPDEVREALQIGPNTPIITTDARHRADAKSGLITLVEHALMARLK
- a CDS encoding DUF742 domain-containing protein yields the protein MTPPNASHDPYGSQASYGIEGDQPLVRPYAMTGGRTRPRYQLAIEALVSTTADPAQLMGLLPEHQRICHLCREVKSVAEVSALLSMPLGVARILVADLAEAGLVAIHQPGGDENAGGQPDVTLLERVLSGLRKL